One window of the Solanum stenotomum isolate F172 chromosome 11, ASM1918654v1, whole genome shotgun sequence genome contains the following:
- the LOC125844018 gene encoding glutamine synthetase, producing MSLLSDLINLNLSDDTQKIIAEYIWIGGSGMDMRSKARTLPGPVTSPAELPKWNYDGSSTGQAPGEDSEVIIYPQAIFKDPFRRGNNILVMCDAYTPAGEPIPTNKRHAAAKVFCHPDVAAEETWYGIEQEYTLLQKEVNWPLGWPIGGFPGPQGPYYCGTGADKAFGRDIVDAHYKACIYAGINISGINGEVMPGQWEFQVGPSVGISAGDEVWVARYILERIAEIAGVVVSFDPKPIPGDWNGAGAHTNYSTKSMREDGGYEIILKAIEKLGLKHKEHIAAYGEGNERRLTGKHETANINTFKWGVANRGASVRVGRDTEKAGKGYFEDRRPASNMDPYVVTSMIAETTIIG from the exons ATGTCTTTGCTTTCAGATCTTATCAACCTCAATCTTTCAGATGATACTCAGAAGATCATTGCTGAATACATATG GATTGGTGGATCAGGCATGGACATGAGGAGCAAAGCCAGG ACTCTCCCTGGTCCAGTAACTAGTCCTGCAGAACTACCCAAATGGAACTATGATGGATCAAGCACAGGTCAAGCTCCTGGAGAAGACAGTGAAGTGATCATATA CCCACAAGCAATCTTCAAGGACCCATTCAGAAGAGGCAACAATATCTTG GTCATGTGTGATGCCTATACTCCTGCTGGTGAGCCCATCCCAACAAACAAGAGGCACGCTGCCGCCAAGGTCTTCTGCCACCCTGATGTGGCTGCTGAGGAAACTTG GTATGGTATTGAACAAGAATATACCTTGCTGCAAAAGGAGGTCAACTGGCCTCTTGGATGGCCCATTGGCGGTTTTCCTGGACCCCAG GGACCATACTACTGTGGAACCGGAGCTGACAAGGCCTTTGGACGTGACATTGTGGACGCCCATTACAAGGCATGTATCTATGCTGGGATTAACATCAGCGGAATCAATGGTGAAGTCATGCCGGGACAG TGGGAATTCCAAGTCGGACCTTCTGTTGGCATCTCAGCCGGTGATGAAGTGTGGGTAGCTCGTTACATTCTAGAG AGGATTGCAGAGATTGCTGGGGTGGTCGTGTCATTCGACCCCAAGCCTATCCCG GGCGACTGGAACGGCGCAGGTGCTCACACAAATTACAG CACCAAGTCGATGAGGGAAGACGGAGGCTATGAAATAATCTTGAAGGCTATTGAGAAGCTTGGCCTGAAGCACAAAGAACACATAGCTGCATATGGTGAAGGCAATGAGCGTCGTCTCACCGGAAAGCACGAGACAGCCAACATCAACACCTTCAAATGG GGGGTTGCAAACCGTGGTGCATCTGTCCGTGTTGGAAGAGACACAGAGAAGGCAGGCAAGGGATACTTTGAGGACAGAAGGCCAGCCTCAAATATGGACCCATACGTCGTTACCTCCATGATCGCAGAAACCACCATCATCGGTTAA
- the LOC125844814 gene encoding uncharacterized protein LOC125844814, producing MMFLRQASANLIKRFRISPQFLAATPLHRSSPVLLPNAGQCRFSSELGSGGYFSDSFRWIFLFGPAALILGVNVSPALAEDVSTPATTGSDGVDVEISGLRKIEDGSVVSNIHTSKWRVFTDSGRDLFLQGKLEEAEKLFLSALQEAKEGFGDRDPHVASAYNNLAELYRVKKAFDKAEPMYLEAIIILEESFGQEDVRVAAALHNLGQFYLMQRKLEQARGVYERALKIKRRVLGEAHPDYADTMYHLGTVLSLQGKYKDSEALIRDSIRILEDGGQGESMICTKRMLQLAQIYITTDRIEEAESVLRKILHIMELAKGWNSLETVIAAERLALTLQSLGNLKEAQELLKRCLDARRALLPENHIQIAANLLHLARVKMLDSSKLNKSNVAELDLAKDLLSKSISVARGNLVRSVREKGNKQSYGESVTTVRSRQSALIILLQSLDALSLLEMKRLELEDSKDPYNSEAESALRGCISAYKEFVNEKSLSDAPGVKAEYLLCLKHLVDLLSDNRTTSKDRSSNAALQELKDEIKRVEVELSKKGGRRS from the exons ATGATGTTTCTCAGGCAAGCTTCTGctaatttaattaaaagattTCGGATTTCCCCTCAATTTCTTGCTGCTACTCCACTTCACAGAAGTTCCCCAGTTTTGCTACCCAATGCtg GACAATGTAGATTTTCCAGTGAGCTTGGTTCTGgagggtatttttcagactcaTTTCGATGGATTTTTCTGTTTGGACCAGCTG CCCTAATCCTTGGAGTAAATGTTAGTCCTGCCTTGGCAGAAGACGTTTCTACTCCGGCAACTACTGGAAGTGATGGAGTTGATGTTGAAATCAGTGGCTTGCGCAAAATTGAGGATGGGTCTGTAGTATCTAATATACACACATCCAAATGGAGAGTTTTTACAGACAGTGGAAGGGATTTGTTTTTACAG GGAAAACTTGAGGAAGCTGAAAAACTGTTCCTGTCTGCATTGCAAGAAGCTAAAGAAGGTTTCGGAGATAGGGATCCACATGTTGCATCTGCATACAACAATCTG GCAGAGCTATATAGAGTGAAAAAGGCGTTTGATAAAGCAGAACCTATGTACTTGGAAGCAATCATAATACTCGAGGAATCATTTGGACAAGAAGATGTACG AGTTGCGGCAGCCCTTCACAATCTAGGACAATTCTATCTTATGCAAAGAAAACTGGAACAAGCTCGTGGTGTCTATGAG CGTGCATTAAAG ATAAAGAGGCGTGTCTTAGGGGAGGCTCATCCAGACTATGCTGATACCATGTATCATCTGGGAACA GTGCTGTCTCTTCAGGGGAAATACAAGGATTCAGAGGCTCTGATTCGCGATTCTATTCGGATTTTGGAG GATGGAGGTCAAGGTGAATCAATGATATGTACCAAGAGGATGCTACAGCTAGCTCAG ATATACATCACAACTGACCGGATTGAAGAGGCTGAGAGTGTTCTGAGGAAGATCCTGCATATTATGGAATTAGCAAAG GGTTGGAATTCTTTAGAGACTGTAATTGCAGCTGAGCGCCTGGCCTTGACCCTTCAGTCGCTAGGAAACTTGAAAGAAGCTCAAGAGCTTTTAAAGAG GTGTCTTGATGCCCGAAGAGCTTTACTCCCTGAAAACCACATTCAG ATAGCTGCAAATTTGCTACATCTTGCTAGAGTTAAAATGCTCGACTCCAGTAAGCTCAACAAGAGTAATGTGGCTGAGCTTGATCTGGCAAAAGATCTTTTAAGCAAGTCAATAAG TGTGGCTCGGGGAAACCTGGTGCGTTCCGTGAGAGAGAAAGGAAATAAACAGTCTTATGGAGAGTCTGTGACAACAGTAAGGAGCAGGCAGTCAGCACTGATTATCCTG TTGCAATCACTTGATGCTCTTTCACTGTTGGAGATGAAAAGGCTGGagcttgaagattcaaag GACCCTTATAACTCTGAAGCTGAGAGTGCTCTTCGTGGATGCATTTCTGCATACAAGGAG TTTGTAAATGAGAAGTCATTGTCTGATGCTCCTGGAGTAAAAGCTGAGTACCTCTTGTGCTTGAAACATCTAGTTGATCTGTTAAGTGATAACAGAACAACGAGCAAAGATCGATCCAGCAATGCTGCTTTACAAGAGTTGAAAGATGAAATTAAACGCGTTGAAGTTGAACTCTCGAAGAAAGGAGGGCGTAGAAGTTAG
- the LOC125844938 gene encoding putative pentatricopeptide repeat-containing protein At1g09680 produces the protein MFTMTISRKALKNTLSPPLHHLSTTTPTTPPWFTPPPPPPHHHQESSDPILKTLSEAIKNSPSKPLQVSLKPLLPSLKPHHIINLINLNPHSLTPSSLLSFFTWLSTSSPSRFCHTLHTYSTMTLFLYTHKMYPQAHSFINTIVSRKGKDSAFAVFQAFLKAKGTNFTSFVNVLNGLIDVYLDLGFVSDAIQCYRLIQRNKIKFPFQGCTKVLEYLMKLNSPMVAFDFYKELLEYGYPANVYFFNVLMSKLCKEGKMMEARSVFTEMWKRNLRPSVVSFNTLVNGYCRLGDMDAGYRLKKEMEERGISPDVYTYSALINGLCKKFWMSDANELFNEMYVKGLVPNVVIFTTLINGHCKDGSVALAMDTYQQMLKQGVEPDLITYNTLVNGLCKSGDLGEARKLIHVMAEKGLKPDKITYTTVIDGCCKEGDLDGAFEIKKVMVDNKIELDDVAYTALITGLCRQGRTVDAERILTEMLNVGLKPDDPIYTVVIDGFCKKGDIKMGFKLLRQMQSNGHTPNVITYNVLLNGLCRQGQMRNAEMLLQAMLNLGLNPDDITYNILLEGHCKHGNPDEYDKLRGEMGLVHDYATYTSLVGSLSRSSKRQPKKSFM, from the coding sequence ATGTTCACAATGACCATCTCAAGAAAAGCACTAAAAAACACCCTTTCTCCTCCCTTACACCACCTCTCCACCACCACCCCCACCACCCCTCCATGGTTCACCcctcccccacccccaccccaccacCATCAAGAGTCATCAGACCCAATACTCAAAACCCTCTCAGAAGCCATAAAAAACTCTCCTTCTAAACCCCTTCAAGTTTCCCTCAAACCCCTCCTTCCATCTCTTAAACCTCATCACATAATCAATCTCATTAACCTTAATCCTCACTCTTTAAccccttcttctcttctctccTTCTTCACATGGCTTTCAACTTCCAGCCCTTCAAGATTTTGCCACACACTTCATACTTATTCCACTATGACCCTTTTTCTTTACACCCACAAAATGTATCCACAAGCTCACTCTTTTATCAACACTATTGTTTCAAGAAAAGGTAAAGACTCAGCCTTTGCTGTTTTTCAAGCATTCTTGAAAGCTAAAGGTACAAACTTTACATCCTTTGTGAATGTTTTGAATGGacttattgatgtttatttggATTTGGGGTTTGTTTCTGATGCTATTCAGTGCTATAGGCTTATTCAAAGGAATAAAATTAAGTTCCCATTTCAAGGTTGTACTAAGGTTCTTGAATATTTAATGAAGCTTAATTCACCAATGGTAGCTTTTGATTTTTATAAGGAGCTTTTGGAATATGGGTATCCTGCAAATGTGtatttctttaatgttttgATGAGTAAGTTGTGTAAGGAAGGTAAAATGATGGAAGCTCGGTCGGTGTTTACTGAGATGTGGAAGAGGAATTTGAGACCtagtgttgttagtttcaatACTTTGGTTAATGGGTATTGTAGATTAGGTGATATGGATGCAGGGTATAGgttgaaaaaagaaatggagGAAAGAGGAATTTCCCCTGATGTTTATACGTATAGTGCTTTAATCAACGGTCTTTGCAAGAAGTTTTGGATGAGCGATGCGAATGAGTTGTTTAATGAGATGTATGTTAAAGGTTTGGTTCCTAATGTTGTTATTTTCACGACTTTGATTAATGGCCATTGCAAGGATGGTAGTGTTGCTTTGGCTATGGACACTTATCAACAAATGCTGAAGCAAGGGGTGGAACCAGATTTAATCACATATAACACACTTGTCAATGGACTTTGTAAGAGTGGGGATTTAGGGGAAGCGAGAAAGCTCATTCATGTGATGGCTGAAAAGGGCTTGAAGCCCGATAAGATCACATACACAACAGTTATTGATGGATGTTGTAAGGAGGGAGATTTAGATGGAGCATTTGAGATAAAAAAAGTAATGGTTGATAACAAAATTGAACTTGATGATGTAGCATATACTGCCCTTATTACAGGTTTGTGTCGACAAGGGCGAACAGTTGATGCAGAGAGGATTTTAACCGAAATGTTGAATGTCGGTTTAAAGCCTGATGACCCCATTTATACTGTGGTTATTGATGGTTTTTGTAAGAAGGGAGATATTAAGATGGGTTTTAAGTTGCTAAGGCAGATGCAAAGTAATGGACACACACCTAATGTTATAACTTACAACGTGCTTTTGAATGGTCTATGCAGACAAGGACAGATGAGAAATGCTGAAATGCTACTACAAGCGATGCTTAATCTAGGTTTGAATCCGGATGACATTACCTATAACATTCTCTTGGAAGGGCATTGCAAGCATGGGAATCCTGATGAATATGATAAGCTACGTGGTGAAATGGGGCTTGTTCACGACTATGCTACTTATACTTCACTAGTTGGTAGCTTAAGTAGGAGCTCAAAACGTCAGCCCAAGAAGTCTTTCATGTAA